The segment GGGTTACCCTTGATTGTCTTAATCAACCAAGGTTCCGCCTCCGCTTCCGAAATTGTTTCCGGAGCCTTGCAAGACCAGCAACGCGCCATTATCATGGGTGTTAAAAGCTTCGGCAAAGGATCAGTTCAAAGCATTATCCCCCTTCCCGGATACGGGGCGGTTAAATTTACGACCCAGTTTTATTACACCCCCTCCGGTCGTTCGATTCAAAAAATCGGGATTGAACCGGATATTATGGTGGAACAAGCTAAAATTGAAACGATTGCACAAGGCCAGGCTTATAGTGAATCAAGCCTTAAAAACAGCTTGAATAACCCCAACCAAAAACCGGAGCAGACGGAAAATCCGACCAACAACCCTACAACGCAAGGGCAAACGACCACGGCAACCACTACTCCTCCAGTTGATTATCAATTACAGCGGGCAACTGACTTATTGCGGGGATTAGCCTTAATAAATAAAAAACCGAAATAGTTTTATTGCTGCAGGGGGGGCCTGTGCATTCCCCCTTCGGTTTTATTTTGTTGCATAATATTTCATAAAATCATGTCTCACTTCACCATTCGCCGTCAACCGCGCCGAAATGTTTATCGCCTTGGAGTGGGTATTGTGTTATTCAATCCAGTGGGAAAGGTTTTGGTTGGCCAACGTCTGGACATGCAATCAGACGCCTGGCAAATGCCCCAAGGGGGCATTGATGCCGATGAAACCCCCTTAGAGGCGGTATGGCGCGAAATGGAAGAAGAGATCGGTACGCGCAACGCCGAATTATTAGGGGAAAGCCGCGGGTGGTTCACTTATAAGTTGCCGCCAGGTTTGAAAAAAATACTTTGGAGTGGAAAATACCTTGGTCAGCGGCAAAAATGGTTTGCTTTCCGTTTTTTGGGAACAGATCAAGATATCAATATTCAGACACCGCATCCTGAGTTTCGAAACTGGCAATGGGTGGAATTCCAAGAATTGCCAAACCTAATCGTTCCCTTTAAGAAAGATTTATACGAACAAATTGTCAAGGAATTTGAACCGCTGAAACAAGGATGGTTGGCCAGCAATCCTGTTTCTCCCTTTTAATCCCAAGGTAATGGGTAGATACGGGGTTTGATAGGAATACCTTTTCCCTGGTCCGATGTTTTCCGAGCTTCTGGTGTAAGGATGGGACTGATCCAGACTTGGTTGATTTTACGAAAGTAAAAGTAGGATCTGAATGAGGATCGGCTGAAAATCCCTCGCTCACCGGATCAACATTCGAAATGACCAACTTATCCCAAATGATTTTTTGTGAACCCGGATTAAAGCGCATGGCCCGCAATGCCGGTCGCTGATACTCTTCAGGGATATCCCCCTTAGTGAGAGACAAAATTTTAAGGAAAATACAGATTGGGAAAGGTTTGGCAAACCTTTCAAAAGCCCCTTTATATCGCTGTTAGGCTATAATCCTCGATAGGAATAGTCCCCTTGTACGGGAGGTTCAAAAAATTTAACCGCAGGACCTTCATTATTATTGTTTTCTTGCGCCAACCCATCATGCGATTGCATTATTCCCCCTACCAACAATAAAATTGTGAGCAGATAATATGTATAAATTTTGCTCATTCTGAGAAAACCTCTTATACACGAAAAATAGCCATCATATTTTATGTGGTGATTCTGCCATAAAATCATAGATTTTAGCCAGCTTGCGTGATCAACTTAAAAAAACGCTTTTGGGCAATATTTTAAATGGGGGATGAATAGTAGCGGTGTTCCTGACAGGAGTAGAGTATGATAGGGAAATATTGAGGATTCGTATAACTTACAGCTGCGGTTGTATGACTTGCTTACGCAATTTTTGGCCGCGGTAAGCAACCAACTTCGTCAATCCCTTCGTCATTAATTGACTTATTTGGCCTTGTGGCTCTAACCCAACCGCCTTCATCACCATGCTGCTGGCTTTACGCAAATGATATTGCTGATATAAAGGATAGACCCTGGCGCCATATTCCGCTGAATATCGGGAATGGCTGTAACTGTTGTCCATCACACTGTTAGCGGCATAATAAGCATAAGGCAATTCGTCATCACCTTCAGATTCCCACATTCGGCCCAACGCGATGATTAACCGTCGTAGCTTGCCAACATTTTCTTTCTTCAGATAGCGTTTCAAATGGATATAGAACAATTTATAATGGCGGAATTCATCCGCCGCAATCAGGCGGCATATTTCTTTCAACAAGGGCTCTTGGCTGGCATCCCTTAAGGCAGTATAGTAAGAAGTGGTGCCAGTTTCAACAATACAGCGGGCAATTAATTCTCCACTGCGACTGCCGCGAATGGAGGCAGAGGAGTTGACGGCAATTTTATACCCTTCAGCAAAGCGCTTGAAACAGGATTGATAGTTAAAAGTTGGATCAACCATTTCGGCCCAACGCCCTAGAGCTTGGCCGTGCTGGACTTCTTCAACCGCCCAATCTCTGGCGGCATCTTGAAATTCCAAATCATCATGAAAAACATTTTTGAGGTAAGTCGCGTAGTCTGCAGCATTCGACTCAACCATGCTGGCTGCCTTGACAATCGGTACTAATTCGGGTTTGACGAGGTGAGGGTTAAAATCCTGCCAAGAAATATCATCAAGAGTCCAGTTTTTCATTTTTCCAGCACCTGTTGGTTTCTCTTAATCTAAAAACCCCTAAAACATAGCATAAGAGTTATCTTTTGGATACAAAAAAAATATACTCCCCACCAATAGAAGAAAGCAAAAGTTTAGTAAAGCCATAAAATCGGCAAGAGTTAGAAAGCTTTCCTATAGATTATATTTAGGCTTTTTTATCTCGTTCCTTCCCATGCTTAAAATGATCCATTCTGGTGAATTTTCGTAAGTGAGGTGAGTGGTGCGATGTAAAGCATCGGATAACCAGGACAGAAAGGATAACAACGTATTGAAAGCTGTTTCATTATGAATTTCTTCCGGCGCTATATCCATTTCTATCTTATCATCCTCAAAGAAGTGGCAGTTGACCTCGATATTACCTACAAGAAAAAATCTCATCGTAGTGGCTAGGCCTCTGTCTCGAAAATGAAGTACGGATTTAAAATTTAAAAGTATTTTCCCTTTTTCTGGACCATGCCAAAACTGGGGATGAAAATGCGACAAAATCTGTGCAATAAAAAGATCCCATAAGGCCGCATCCGCCTCGAAAACATAAATATCGCGCAGCGATCCGTCGCACTCAAAATGGGATTTTAGCAATTCCCAATAGTTTATGTTTTGCTGTTCCATGGCTCTTAACGTGACGATGAAGAGTATCGATTAGGCGATTGTTCCGCCCTGCAGAACCCCAAAGCTTTGTAAAGAAAACTTTTTACCCATACACATTCGGCTCTAAAGCGTCGATTTGGGCTTGCATAACAACCAGTTGTTTTTCGTAAAAAACTTGCTGCTCTGGTTTGGGTTCAACCTTTTGATCTTCTTGCAGGCGGCTGATCTGTTTTTCCAATTGGGCACGGTTAATTTGCTCTACCTTGACCGCTTGGGTTGCAAGAATGGCACAATGGCTTGGGGTAATTTCGGCAAATCCACCACTTACGAATATTTTCTCAAAAACCGTTGTTTCATTGAAAACTACCACAACGCCAGCACGCAACAAGGAAATGAAGGGGGCATGGCCAGGCAATGCCGAAAAATCACCTAATTCTCCCGGCACGACCACATTGGTTACCTCTTGACTAAAGATAACTCTTTCTGGGGTAATGATCTCAAGTTTTATTGTTTCCCCTGCCATTCATCCATTCCTTTTCGGTTATGTGACCCTTAAGCAGCCTCTGCCGCCATCTTTTTGGCTTTTTCTACCACTTGGTCAATCGTTCCCGTCATGTAAAAGGCCGATTCGGGCAGGTCATCATACTCGCCTGCAACAATTCCTTTAAAGCCACGGATGGTTTCTTCTAAGCTTACAAACACCCCAGGGGTGTTGGTAAAGACCTCGGCTACATGGAAGGGTTGTGAAAGGAAGCGTTGGATCTTACGGGCACGAGAGACCGTTAGTTTATCATCTTCCGATAATTCATCCATTCCCAAAATTGCAATAATATCTTGAAGCGATTTATACGTTTGCAAAACCCGCTGCACATTGCGGGCAACCTTATAATGTTCTTCGCCAACAATCCTTGGGTCCAACATACGGCTGGTCGAATCCAATGGATCAACCGCCGGATAAATGCCCAATTCAGCAATCTGGCGCGACAACACCGTGGTGGCATCCAAATGGCTGAAAGAGGTGGCGGGAGCCGGATCAGTTAAATCGTCCGCTGGCACATAAATGGCCTGCACGGATGTAATTGACCCCTTTTTGGTAGTGGTGATACGTTCTTGCAGCATCCCCATTTCCGTGGCTAAGGTCGGCTGATAACCAACGGCTGATGGAATACGTCCCAAAAGGGCTGAAACCTCAGACCCTGCTTGCGTAAACCTAAAAATATTATCCACAAAGAACAGTACGTCTTGCCCATCTTGGTCACGAAAATTTTCAGCAATGGTTAATGCTGATAAAGCAACCCGGGCGCGCGCTCCGGGCGGTTCATTCATTTGCCCGTACACCAGGGCAACCTTGGATCCTGGCCCATCCAAACGAATAACTTTAGAATCTATCATTTCATGGTATAAATCATTGCCTTCGCGCGTCCGTTCGCCAACCCCTGCAAATACCGAAACGCCGCCATGGGCTTTGGCCACGTTATTGATCAGTTCTTGAATTAAAACGGTCTTGCCAACCCCAGCGCCACCGAATAAGCCGATTTTGCCGCCCCTGGCATAAGGCGCCAACAAATCGACGACCTTAATGCCAGTGACTAAAATCTGGGCCTGGGTAGATTGATCAGCAAAACTGGGGGCCAAGCGATGAATCGGCATGGTTTTACTAGCTTTTACAGGGCCACGTTCATCAATCGGATCACCGATGACATTTAAAATACGGCCTAACGTCTCGGGCCCAACCGGCATATTGATTGGCTGCCCCGTATCCCTGACCTCTTGGCCACGTACCAAGCCTTCGGTTGAATCCATAGCAATGGCCCGTACTGTATTTTCGCCTAAATGCTGCGCCACTTCAAATACCAAGGTTTTTCCTTGGTTTTTTGTCGTAAGTGCATTTAATATCGAAGGCAATTCTTGATCAAAATGCACATCCACTACTGCACCCAGAACCTGGCTTATCTTACCAATCTTTTGTTTTTCCATTCTTTGGAAGCTCCCTTAGATAAAAATATCATATCAACTTGGATAATAAATTAGACCGCTTCGGCCCCAGAAATAATTTCAATCAATTCTTTGGTGATATAGGCTTGGCGGCTGCGATTATAGAAAATGGTCAAACGGTTGATCATATCCCCAGCGTTCCGGGTAGCGTTATCCATTGCAGCCATTCGTGCACCCTGCTCACCAGCCGCACTTTCAAGCAACGCTTTATATAATTGCACGGCCAGGTTACGCGGCAACAATTCCTCGAGTATTTGTTCGGGTTGCGGTTCATATTCATACAGAGCAGTCGGTTCAGCAATCTCTACTTTCTTGCTATCCACGCTTCCTACATCAAGGCTTTCCTGCCAAACGGGAATGATGGTTTGCA is part of the Rhodospirillaceae bacterium genome and harbors:
- the atpD gene encoding F0F1 ATP synthase subunit beta yields the protein MEKQKIGKISQVLGAVVDVHFDQELPSILNALTTKNQGKTLVFEVAQHLGENTVRAIAMDSTEGLVRGQEVRDTGQPINMPVGPETLGRILNVIGDPIDERGPVKASKTMPIHRLAPSFADQSTQAQILVTGIKVVDLLAPYARGGKIGLFGGAGVGKTVLIQELINNVAKAHGGVSVFAGVGERTREGNDLYHEMIDSKVIRLDGPGSKVALVYGQMNEPPGARARVALSALTIAENFRDQDGQDVLFFVDNIFRFTQAGSEVSALLGRIPSAVGYQPTLATEMGMLQERITTTKKGSITSVQAIYVPADDLTDPAPATSFSHLDATTVLSRQIAELGIYPAVDPLDSTSRMLDPRIVGEEHYKVARNVQRVLQTYKSLQDIIAILGMDELSEDDKLTVSRARKIQRFLSQPFHVAEVFTNTPGVFVSLEETIRGFKGIVAGEYDDLPESAFYMTGTIDQVVEKAKKMAAEAA
- a CDS encoding ferritin-like domain-containing protein; translated protein: MKNWTLDDISWQDFNPHLVKPELVPIVKAASMVESNAADYATYLKNVFHDDLEFQDAARDWAVEEVQHGQALGRWAEMVDPTFNYQSCFKRFAEGYKIAVNSSASIRGSRSGELIARCIVETGTTSYYTALRDASQEPLLKEICRLIAADEFRHYKLFYIHLKRYLKKENVGKLRRLIIALGRMWESEGDDELPYAYYAANSVMDNSYSHSRYSAEYGARVYPLYQQYHLRKASSMVMKAVGLEPQGQISQLMTKGLTKLVAYRGQKLRKQVIQPQL
- a CDS encoding RNA pyrophosphohydrolase; this encodes MSHFTIRRQPRRNVYRLGVGIVLFNPVGKVLVGQRLDMQSDAWQMPQGGIDADETPLEAVWREMEEEIGTRNAELLGESRGWFTYKLPPGLKKILWSGKYLGQRQKWFAFRFLGTDQDINIQTPHPEFRNWQWVEFQELPNLIVPFKKDLYEQIVKEFEPLKQGWLASNPVSPF
- the atpC gene encoding ATP synthase F1 subunit epsilon, with product MAGETIKLEIITPERVIFSQEVTNVVVPGELGDFSALPGHAPFISLLRAGVVVVFNETTVFEKIFVSGGFAEITPSHCAILATQAVKVEQINRAQLEKQISRLQEDQKVEPKPEQQVFYEKQLVVMQAQIDALEPNVYG